A window of Marinobacter sp. es.042 genomic DNA:
GATAACTCGTTTGTGAGGCGCGAATCTACAGGCGACAGCGAGTACTCACTGGCAGTTCCGTCTGGCGAGCAAAGTGGCCTCAAGCTTAAGGGTGAATTCCTGGTGGCCGCAGACACAACCACCAACTTCACCATCGACTTTGACGTGCGCAAGTCCATCGTCGACCCTCAGGGTAACGCCCTGGCTAACTATATGCTGAAACCGTCCCTGAGACTGGTTAACAATCTCCAGGTTGGGTTTATCAGTGGCCAGGTAGATTTTGCCCAGATAAGTTCGACCCGCATGGCGGATGAAAGTCTGGCGGACTGTCAGTACACCGGTGCTGTTTACGTCTTTTACGGTGAGAATGCCGAAACATCGGATCTGAACGTCAACAATGAGGAAGGCAATCCCCTGATGATTGTACCTGTTGAGCTCGACGATGAATCAAGCCTCTCCAGCTACACAGCGGCATTCCTTCCAGAGGGTAACTACACCATCAGTTACAGCTGCCAGGAAGATAACAACGAGCAGGATGATAACCTCGAATTCGAGGGAACACAGAGCCTTGAAGTTGTTGCCAACCAGACAACCGAAGCCGAGCTGATTCCACTCGTCGAATAAACCTTTGACCTGACAGGCGGTCGCAAAGTGAAAGGGGCCGCCTGCCAGGCATAAGGGAGTTACAGTGCGGCGGCCCTCGCCTCCGCCTGATCCGCACCCGCCACATTACCTCGAGCCCGGCGAATATCCGCCAGCAGAAGCCAGCCTGCTCGCTGAAGCCGTGTATCAGTGCCCGCCAGCGACAACCCCTTCAAAGTGAACTGCTCTGCAGAGCCCAACTGATTGCCCGCCACGTAGGCTTCGGACAGCTTGAAATACACCTCGGCAGATCGGGGGGCGATCCGCTGCGCGCGCTCCAGGCGTGCAATAGCGCCAGGCACATTGCCTTGCGCCAACAGCTGATCGGCCTCACGCACCAGGCTGAGCGCCGCCGGTGAGAGCCCATCCCCGGT
This region includes:
- a CDS encoding DUF4382 domain-containing protein; its protein translation is MKRSLQLLAISTLAAGIAACGGSGGDSDSSASSGTGTVSFGITDAPAMDLSNVTIAFAEIRLKPENGPWVEFTLAGFEQVNLLDLQGGLSEPLITDEEVPAGTYTELRLIVDTDNSFVRRESTGDSEYSLAVPSGEQSGLKLKGEFLVAADTTTNFTIDFDVRKSIVDPQGNALANYMLKPSLRLVNNLQVGFISGQVDFAQISSTRMADESLADCQYTGAVYVFYGENAETSDLNVNNEEGNPLMIVPVELDDESSLSSYTAAFLPEGNYTISYSCQEDNNEQDDNLEFEGTQSLEVVANQTTEAELIPLVE
- a CDS encoding tetratricopeptide repeat protein, which gives rise to MIDRLSLRTALIATLLSVAGCASGPGGGIYVPIGSEPAKAPEPPRTSTDSEESEAPVWRKSEQPEAAPETREPARSSSPSYRETGDGLSPAALSLVREADQLLAQGNVPGAIARLERAQRIAPRSAEVYFKLSEAYVAGNQLGSAEQFTLKGLSLAGTDTRLQRAGWLLLADIRRARGNVAGADQAEARAAAL